The Desulfomicrobium macestii genome has a segment encoding these proteins:
- a CDS encoding transposase → GNRREAFETLDKPALLPLPCAPYVFAEWKQATVNIDYHVEVDGHYYSVPCSLIKKRIDVRITATTVECFHKGQRVAAHPRSMQKGRHTTVMEHMPKSHQEYAGWTPERLAQWALTLGPNVSALTEAIMGSRKHPVQGYRSCLGVIGLAKEHGSARLDAACERALHLGALSQKSLKSILKTGLDRLPLPLHNADQTSIPHDNVRGPEYYRKEASC, encoded by the coding sequence GGCAACAGGAGAGAGGCTTTCGAAACGCTGGACAAGCCGGCACTCCTGCCGCTGCCGTGCGCCCCTTACGTCTTTGCCGAGTGGAAGCAGGCCACTGTCAACATCGACTACCATGTCGAAGTAGACGGGCATTATTACTCCGTGCCGTGCAGCCTCATCAAAAAACGTATCGACGTCCGGATCACGGCCACCACCGTTGAATGCTTCCACAAGGGCCAACGTGTGGCTGCTCATCCCCGGTCCATGCAGAAAGGACGGCATACGACCGTCATGGAGCACATGCCCAAAAGTCACCAAGAGTACGCGGGCTGGACCCCGGAGCGCCTCGCGCAATGGGCGCTAACGCTCGGCCCCAATGTCTCTGCGTTGACGGAAGCCATCATGGGTTCACGCAAACACCCCGTACAGGGCTACAGATCCTGCCTGGGCGTCATCGGCCTGGCCAAGGAGCACGGTTCCGCACGCCTGGACGCGGCCTGTGAGCGGGCACTGCATTTGGGTGCCCTTTCCCAGAAAAGTCTCAAGTCCATCCTCAAGACCGGCCTGGACCGTCTGCCGTTGCCGCTCCACAACGCCGACCAGACTTCCATACCCCACGACAACGTGCGTGGCCCGGAATACTACCGCAAGGAGGCCTCATGCTAA
- the istB gene encoding IS21-like element helper ATPase IstB → MLSHPTSQTLNALGLGGMAKALEEQRAMQGIEELCFEERLALLIDREKLHRMNRRLTTRLKKAKLRHAACFEDIDLHSPRGLDKTLVMSLGSCSWVGKGYNVLITGATGVGKSFLACALAHKACLEGFDALYMRLPRLMEDLLIAKADGRYGKLMRSFAKTPLLVIDDWGLTPMTPATCRELLELLEDRHGRHSTIVTSQLPVAAWHEYLADATVADAILDRLVHNAYQLNLKGESMRKMKSIIDPN, encoded by the coding sequence ATGCTAAGCCATCCAACCTCGCAGACTCTCAATGCCCTCGGCCTTGGCGGCATGGCCAAGGCTCTGGAGGAACAGCGGGCCATGCAGGGCATCGAAGAACTGTGCTTTGAAGAGCGCCTGGCGCTTCTCATCGACCGCGAAAAACTGCACCGCATGAACCGCCGTCTTACGACCCGGTTAAAGAAAGCAAAACTCAGGCACGCAGCCTGCTTCGAGGATATCGACCTTCACTCGCCAAGGGGGCTCGACAAGACCTTGGTCATGAGTCTGGGCTCCTGCTCCTGGGTCGGCAAAGGATACAACGTGCTCATCACCGGGGCGACGGGCGTAGGGAAGAGCTTCCTGGCCTGCGCCCTGGCTCACAAGGCCTGCCTGGAAGGCTTCGACGCCTTGTACATGCGCTTGCCTCGGCTCATGGAGGATCTACTGATCGCCAAGGCCGATGGCCGGTACGGAAAGCTCATGCGGTCCTTTGCTAAAACCCCTTTGCTCGTGATCGATGACTGGGGGTTGACCCCGATGACTCCGGCCACATGCAGGGAACTGCTTGAACTGCTCGAAGACCGCCACGGCAGGCACTCGACCATCGTCACCAGCCAACTGCCAGTGGCAGCCTGGCACGAGTACCTCGCTGATGCGACCGTGGCTGACGCTATCCTCGACCGCCTTGTACACAACGCCTACCAGCTCAACCTCAAAGGAGAATCCATGCGGAAGATGAAATCCATCATTGACCCCAACTGA
- a CDS encoding LysR family transcriptional regulator encodes MKVFLKVAEVESFTKAAEALFLSQPAVSLQIQKLEQLFQTSLFIRAHSDRIRLTESGENLCQHAEALMRVQQTLIQDMEKYSAGHLRELHIGACCIAGEQLLPIGLSAFRDCYPQAKLTLSITKCEEVFNGLLAGNFDIGVTGLEPKRRFSRDLHKQKLMEVPLIWFESSKTSPPTEIINLKQLRKHRLILSEKGSGCRTGFEQFLANNKHKLQEFAHSGQTDQ; translated from the coding sequence ATGAAAGTCTTTTTGAAGGTTGCAGAGGTCGAAAGCTTTACCAAGGCCGCAGAAGCACTATTTCTATCTCAACCGGCTGTCAGCCTCCAAATCCAGAAACTTGAACAGCTTTTCCAGACATCACTTTTCATACGCGCCCATTCTGACCGCATCCGGCTTACAGAATCCGGAGAAAATCTTTGCCAGCATGCCGAAGCATTGATGAGAGTTCAACAAACACTCATCCAGGATATGGAAAAATACAGCGCTGGCCATCTTAGAGAATTACATATTGGAGCCTGCTGCATTGCTGGTGAGCAACTTCTTCCAATCGGATTATCAGCCTTTAGAGATTGTTACCCTCAAGCCAAGCTAACTCTTTCCATCACCAAATGTGAAGAAGTGTTCAACGGACTTTTGGCAGGAAACTTTGACATCGGCGTGACTGGTCTTGAACCCAAACGCAGATTTTCGCGGGACCTGCACAAGCAAAAACTGATGGAAGTTCCACTAATATGGTTCGAATCAAGCAAAACATCGCCGCCTACTGAAATTATCAACTTGAAGCAACTGAGGAAGCACCGCCTCATACTGAGTGAAAAAGGCTCAGGATGCAGGACTGGATTCGAACAGTTTCTGGCTAATAACAAACATAAATTACAAGAGTTTGCGCATTCCGGACAAACTGACCAGTGA
- a CDS encoding C-GCAxxG-C-C family protein, whose amino-acid sequence MNAITSRRQFLRQSFKYGTAAAAGAAVAATGLQAIAPHKLFAATAQPHAWPWPYAKLDPEFCRKLGHDSYWSGKGCSYAGFHPIITALRAEVGEPYYSLPTELMIYGHGGGVGWGMLCGALNGAAAAISLVCDKKTADMLVNELFAWYSDTMLPTDLSNQYAVEKLYGINKCDQIIPPCKSGSPLCHVSSTNWCMKTGEQITCTDRKERCARLTGDSVAYAIQILNDNYDKKFKPLYAQSSVATSCNSCHGENGENVNVLSKMNCVQCHGDPHQGK is encoded by the coding sequence ATGAACGCGATCACATCCAGAAGACAGTTCTTACGACAATCCTTCAAATACGGAACTGCAGCGGCGGCAGGTGCTGCCGTGGCTGCTACCGGACTGCAGGCGATAGCACCTCATAAGTTGTTTGCAGCAACCGCGCAGCCCCACGCATGGCCGTGGCCTTACGCCAAACTTGATCCGGAATTTTGCCGCAAACTCGGGCATGACAGCTACTGGAGCGGAAAGGGATGCTCATATGCCGGTTTTCATCCAATAATTACCGCGCTTCGAGCCGAAGTAGGCGAACCGTATTACAGCCTGCCGACGGAGTTGATGATCTACGGGCATGGAGGCGGCGTGGGATGGGGGATGCTGTGCGGCGCACTGAACGGTGCAGCAGCAGCCATTTCACTGGTCTGCGACAAGAAAACCGCGGATATGTTGGTTAACGAACTTTTTGCATGGTACTCCGACACAATGCTACCTACAGATTTAAGCAACCAATATGCTGTTGAAAAACTGTACGGAATCAACAAATGCGACCAGATTATCCCGCCATGCAAAAGTGGTTCACCTTTGTGTCATGTTTCTTCCACAAACTGGTGCATGAAAACCGGAGAACAAATCACCTGCACCGATCGCAAGGAACGCTGTGCTCGCTTGACTGGAGATTCGGTTGCCTATGCCATCCAGATATTGAACGACAACTACGATAAAAAATTCAAACCTCTGTATGCACAGTCGTCAGTCGCCACCAGCTGCAACTCTTGCCACGGAGAAAACGGGGAAAATGTGAATGTGCTTTCAAAAATGAACTGCGTACAATGCCACGGAGACCCTCATCAAGGCAAATAA
- a CDS encoding alpha/beta fold hydrolase codes for MEVRKVYVAPDGARIAYGLTRAGEARRTLVLLHGVASNMTRWWRFLAETRLVDSWDILRLDLRGHGGSVWRGRLGMGVWSSDLAGILRSEGAGPAEVVGHCLGANLALWFARLEPALVSGLVLIEPMFRAAITGRMKHILHLRPMLAALTPSLMALASAGIHRKTLPPLDLATLDQAAYASMAGGSFPTDRYASPLHELRILPTVAYVQDLLAVTGPLPDLSKITTPALSLLSSGGMFGDPEITVRCLAELPDCRVEHLDSVHWIPTEQPRGMRESIERWCGRHG; via the coding sequence ATGGAGGTACGCAAAGTATACGTGGCACCGGACGGGGCGCGCATCGCCTACGGTCTGACCAGGGCCGGGGAGGCGCGGCGAACGCTGGTTCTGCTGCACGGCGTGGCCAGCAACATGACCCGGTGGTGGAGGTTTCTGGCCGAGACGCGCCTGGTCGATAGCTGGGACATCCTGCGCTTGGACCTGCGCGGGCACGGCGGCTCCGTGTGGCGGGGGAGGCTCGGCATGGGGGTGTGGTCCTCGGACCTGGCCGGGATTCTGCGTTCCGAGGGGGCCGGGCCGGCCGAGGTTGTCGGGCACTGCCTGGGCGCCAACCTGGCTCTGTGGTTCGCGCGGCTGGAACCAGCCCTCGTCTCCGGGCTGGTGCTCATCGAACCCATGTTCCGCGCCGCCATCACCGGCCGCATGAAACACATCCTGCACCTGCGCCCCATGCTGGCCGCCCTGACGCCGTCCCTCATGGCCCTGGCGTCCGCCGGCATTCACCGGAAAACCCTGCCGCCCCTGGATCTGGCAACCCTCGATCAGGCCGCCTACGCCTCCATGGCCGGCGGCTCCTTCCCCACGGATCGCTACGCCTCGCCCCTCCATGAGCTCCGAATCCTCCCCACCGTGGCCTACGTGCAGGACCTTCTGGCCGTGACGGGCCCGCTGCCTGATCTGTCGAAAATCACCACGCCGGCATTGTCCCTGCTGTCCAGCGGCGGCATGTTCGGCGACCCGGAGATCACCGTCAGATGCCTGGCCGAGCTTCCGGACTGCCGGGTTGAACATCTCGACTCCGTGCACTGGATTCCCACGGAGCAGCCCCGGGGCATGCGCGAGAGCATCGAGAGATGGTGCGGCAGGCACGGCTGA
- a CDS encoding sensor domain-containing diguanylate cyclase, with translation MNANLDNHDSKGQTVLVLLAAGCLTLGVIVSSVIMAVTNYHTTLTLARENTRFISSLVATEIGMVLVDLEGRLREIGTLIQTFSDVRPGEKKQQWDNLIHTIRAREPYAHGVVVTDAQGRVLAWNGPDVPPAILDTDYIRAHQNGGEEMFVGAPQRNPRQSDEWSFDISLGARDYRGELTHVVAIKVALEHLLRIFDDLDMPQDTNIMITNLDGLINLIAPGAEELIGHTVTAIAQDKDLESGEQSETYGDVSNMRGQKMVAGRTRVSHFPLQAFAAIPMDTALTSWYRHALLYGGASVAMAFVVSTMGVLLVRGQLKLNRQGRELALAASTDMLTGALNRRAFTAAAHREFAREKRSGAPLSCVMMDLDHFKMINDTYGHTAGDITLNSAAQFIMSRLRESDLFCRYGGEEFLLLLPDTDQDGAAVVAEELRKGLAGLRLENANKSFSITASFGVAEKLPADTSVIEVLIRADQALYRAKDEGRNRVCRSSNSLATPKGDEAAKWSADF, from the coding sequence GTGAACGCAAACCTCGACAACCACGACTCCAAGGGACAGACCGTGCTGGTCTTACTGGCCGCAGGTTGTCTCACGCTGGGTGTAATCGTCTCGTCCGTCATCATGGCCGTGACCAACTACCACACGACCCTCACCCTGGCCCGCGAAAACACTCGTTTCATCTCCAGCCTGGTGGCCACCGAAATCGGCATGGTCCTGGTCGATCTTGAAGGACGCCTGAGAGAGATCGGCACCCTCATTCAGACTTTTTCCGACGTACGTCCTGGCGAAAAAAAACAGCAATGGGACAATCTCATCCACACCATCCGGGCACGCGAACCATACGCCCACGGCGTGGTGGTTACCGACGCCCAAGGGCGTGTCCTGGCATGGAACGGACCGGACGTTCCGCCAGCCATCCTGGACACGGACTACATCCGGGCTCACCAGAACGGCGGCGAGGAGATGTTCGTGGGTGCGCCGCAGCGCAACCCGCGGCAGTCCGACGAATGGAGCTTCGACATCAGTCTGGGGGCGCGCGACTACCGGGGCGAGCTGACACATGTCGTGGCCATCAAGGTCGCCCTGGAACACCTGCTGCGCATCTTCGACGATCTCGACATGCCGCAGGACACCAACATCATGATCACGAACCTGGACGGTCTGATCAATCTCATTGCCCCCGGCGCGGAGGAACTGATCGGCCACACCGTTACAGCGATCGCGCAAGACAAGGACTTGGAAAGCGGCGAACAAAGCGAAACATATGGCGACGTTTCAAACATGCGGGGACAGAAAATGGTGGCGGGCAGAACCCGGGTCAGCCATTTTCCCCTGCAGGCCTTTGCCGCCATCCCCATGGATACAGCCCTGACCTCTTGGTACCGCCATGCTCTGCTCTACGGCGGGGCGTCGGTTGCCATGGCGTTCGTCGTCTCGACCATGGGCGTGCTCCTCGTGCGCGGCCAGCTCAAGCTCAACCGGCAGGGGCGGGAACTGGCCCTGGCCGCAAGCACGGACATGCTCACAGGAGCCTTGAACCGCCGCGCCTTCACAGCGGCCGCCCATCGGGAATTCGCAAGAGAGAAGCGAAGCGGCGCCCCCCTTTCCTGCGTGATGATGGACCTGGATCATTTCAAGATGATCAACGACACTTACGGGCACACCGCCGGGGACATTACCCTCAATTCCGCAGCCCAGTTCATCATGTCCAGGCTTCGCGAATCGGATCTCTTCTGCCGCTACGGCGGGGAAGAGTTCCTCTTGCTCCTGCCGGACACGGATCAGGACGGAGCGGCCGTGGTGGCAGAGGAACTGCGCAAGGGTTTGGCGGGCCTGAGGCTGGAGAACGCCAATAAATCCTTCTCCATCACCGCGAGCTTCGGAGTTGCGGAGAAGCTGCCCGCCGACACCTCCGTGATAGAGGTGCTGATCCGCGCGGATCAGGCGTTGTACCGGGCCAAGGACGAAGGGCGCAACCGTGTCTGCCGATCTTCGAACTCATTGGCCACTCCGAAAGGCGACGAAGCGGCCAAGTGGTCCGCGGATTTCTAG
- a CDS encoding type 1 glutamine amidotransferase domain-containing protein, which produces MKLKGQKVLMFVDHIFEDMELLYPYYRLIEEGAEVVVAGPEAGIVYTGKNGYPFKSTAAIADQQARDFDLLIVAGGFAPDKLRRDPKVLELTREMHEAGKIVAHICHGGWIPISAGIMKGFTCTSTPGIKDDLINAGATWVDKEVVVDRNQISARKPDDLPAFCRAIIAQAAK; this is translated from the coding sequence ATGAAATTGAAAGGCCAGAAAGTCCTGATGTTTGTGGATCACATCTTTGAAGACATGGAGCTTCTCTACCCATATTACCGCCTGATCGAAGAAGGCGCCGAAGTGGTCGTGGCCGGGCCCGAGGCGGGAATCGTCTACACAGGCAAAAACGGGTATCCCTTCAAATCCACAGCCGCCATCGCGGACCAACAGGCCAGGGACTTCGACCTGCTGATCGTTGCCGGCGGGTTCGCCCCCGACAAGCTCAGACGCGACCCAAAGGTCCTGGAGCTCACCCGCGAAATGCACGAAGCCGGAAAAATAGTCGCCCACATCTGCCACGGCGGATGGATTCCGATCTCCGCGGGGATCATGAAAGGCTTCACCTGCACGTCCACCCCCGGCATCAAGGATGACCTGATAAACGCCGGCGCTACGTGGGTAGACAAGGAAGTTGTCGTGGACCGGAATCAGATATCCGCGCGAAAGCCTGATGATCTGCCCGCATTTTGCCGGGCCATCATAGCGCAGGCCGCGAAATAG
- a CDS encoding fatty acid desaturase, whose amino-acid sequence MHQFEGVYWARRNDWDPVRAAMEGSSFYDLPPVLRWFSGNIGYHHVHHLGPRIPNYRLKECFEAFPALKSRQPLTLRESLACIRLKLWDEERQELLAF is encoded by the coding sequence GTGCATCAGTTCGAAGGGGTCTACTGGGCGCGCAGGAACGACTGGGACCCCGTACGCGCCGCCATGGAAGGCAGTTCCTTCTACGACCTGCCGCCGGTGCTGCGCTGGTTTTCCGGCAACATCGGCTACCACCACGTGCACCACCTGGGCCCCAGAATCCCGAATTACCGCCTGAAGGAGTGCTTCGAAGCCTTCCCCGCCCTGAAGTCCAGACAGCCCCTGACCTTGAGGGAAAGCCTGGCGTGCATCCGCCTCAAGCTCTGGGACGAGGAGCGTCAGGAACTGCTTGCCTTCTGA
- a CDS encoding XRE family transcriptional regulator, whose product MNKRLNIELIKKVMDSLGLNNSQVSERLAVSRTIVGEWLAEKKFPRPDKLVRLGMLLKLPHTDLVVDDAPLAAVVNFRKKSRRALTDTHFADALKKAMLLDLIADYLPEGSLEVPPVLKNPSMEYAYIQKAVALVRGLVGKSLTDVINYSDLVEIIHTYDVVPVPVFWGVTSCRDNDAHGLHIESPRSKKEWIYINLDSYLLDFKFWVAHEIGHIITKCSCDEVFSENFAELFAQSFLFPEEMAAKTYTKLVGLNANQLVVEMIALAETLFISPYTIYKSVNSYAVENGLAQLEKLNSSYVVIKKYVENKSTLIEKLRNDSVHSFARKYDEFLSPEEYVYLAETYFKTPIFDSLKKFLGETSKGDGFLQSLFDIQAVEAKELHYYLTH is encoded by the coding sequence ATGAATAAGCGTCTCAATATCGAACTCATCAAGAAGGTCATGGATTCTCTGGGGCTCAACAACAGCCAGGTTTCCGAAAGGCTTGCCGTTTCCCGGACCATCGTGGGGGAGTGGCTGGCTGAGAAGAAGTTTCCAAGGCCTGATAAACTCGTGCGCCTTGGAATGTTGCTCAAACTACCGCATACCGATCTTGTCGTGGACGACGCACCTCTTGCGGCGGTAGTCAACTTTCGCAAGAAGTCACGCAGGGCCCTGACTGATACGCATTTTGCGGATGCCCTGAAAAAGGCGATGCTCCTTGATTTGATTGCCGACTACCTGCCGGAAGGTTCACTTGAGGTGCCGCCGGTCCTCAAGAATCCGTCAATGGAGTATGCATACATACAAAAGGCGGTGGCACTGGTCAGAGGTCTGGTTGGCAAGTCCTTGACGGATGTGATCAACTATTCCGATCTTGTCGAAATTATACATACGTACGACGTTGTTCCCGTGCCGGTTTTCTGGGGCGTGACTTCCTGCAGGGATAATGATGCCCATGGATTGCATATTGAATCACCGCGGAGCAAAAAAGAGTGGATATACATCAATCTTGACTCCTATCTTCTTGACTTCAAGTTTTGGGTCGCTCATGAAATAGGTCACATCATTACAAAATGCTCCTGTGATGAAGTTTTTTCCGAAAATTTCGCGGAACTTTTCGCCCAATCTTTTCTTTTTCCAGAAGAGATGGCTGCAAAAACATATACAAAACTTGTTGGACTCAATGCGAATCAGCTTGTCGTGGAAATGATTGCCCTCGCCGAAACTCTTTTTATCTCCCCGTATACGATATACAAATCCGTAAATTCATATGCAGTCGAAAACGGATTGGCTCAATTGGAAAAGCTGAACAGTTCGTATGTTGTGATTAAAAAATATGTAGAAAATAAGTCAACATTGATTGAAAAACTCCGAAATGATTCGGTGCATAGCTTCGCGCGAAAATACGACGAGTTTCTCTCTCCTGAAGAATATGTGTATTTGGCTGAGACTTATTTTAAAACGCCGATTTTTGATTCCCTGAAGAAATTTCTTGGTGAAACATCAAAGGGGGATGGATTTCTTCAATCTCTTTTTGACATTCAAGCAGTCGAAGCAAAAGAACTGCATTATTATCTGACCCACTGA